In Candidatus Defluviibacterium haderslevense, the following are encoded in one genomic region:
- a CDS encoding SAM-dependent methyltransferase, protein MSKGKLHLIPVPLSGAGISQMSGSAIETARSCRFFLAERAKTARQFIKGISHPLPLLQIEVQDWEANTIAEHWKWLQMLLDQGEDVCLVSEAGAPCVADPGHEMVIKAHQSGYTVVPHAGPNSMIMALMSSGLVGQQFCFHGYLPAKKEFLREALIKIGQQALKTNATQLFMETPYRNKQMFEIALSVLQQDLYLCVASNLGAPNELIQTKTIKDWKSVNVAIYQDAPAIFVLGQGPIV, encoded by the coding sequence ATGTCCAAAGGAAAGCTTCATCTCATCCCCGTACCATTATCTGGTGCCGGAATTTCGCAAATGTCTGGTTCTGCCATCGAAACTGCCAGGTCGTGTAGATTTTTTTTAGCAGAAAGAGCTAAAACAGCAAGGCAATTTATTAAAGGAATATCACATCCACTACCATTATTGCAAATAGAGGTTCAGGACTGGGAGGCTAATACTATTGCCGAGCATTGGAAATGGCTGCAAATGTTATTGGATCAAGGGGAAGACGTATGTTTGGTATCAGAAGCTGGTGCGCCATGTGTTGCTGATCCGGGTCATGAAATGGTCATCAAAGCCCATCAAAGTGGTTACACTGTGGTTCCTCATGCCGGACCTAATTCTATGATAATGGCTTTGATGAGTTCAGGATTAGTGGGACAACAATTTTGTTTTCATGGTTATTTGCCTGCAAAGAAAGAATTTCTTAGAGAAGCATTAATCAAAATTGGACAACAAGCATTAAAAACGAATGCTACCCAACTTTTTATGGAAACGCCTTATCGGAACAAACAAATGTTTGAAATAGCCCTATCAGTCTTGCAACAGGATTTGTATTTATGCGTTGCTTCAAATTTGGGAGCACCTAATGAGTTGATTCAAACCAAAACGATTAAAGATTGGAAATCTGTGAATGTCGCTATTTATCAAGATGCTCCTGCTATTTTTGTTTTAGGACAAGGCCCCATTGTTTGA
- the rpsA gene encoding 30S ribosomal protein S1 codes for MLDEKDLTPDLTPDLTPEDDLITDLPGEIEILESPDIPVVIDKEEEVGVLLEEEIALETLVEADDYSGPHDEFDWTITNRNAVNYSPEETKRLLAEYDSTFNSIHEGQVLQGKVASIVGSDVVFDIRFKSDGLIPLSEFRDLDLKPGDLVEIYVERTEDEQGHLVLSRKKAKLLRAWEILVDSYKNGTIIKGNVISKTKGGLIVDCNGLETFLPGSQIDIKPIVDYDAYVGKTMEFKVVKINETIKNAVVSHKALIEGDLQEQREQIISGLEKGQVLEGTVKNITDFGAFLDLGGVDGLLYITDISWGRISHPSEVLEKNQKINVVVLDFDENKKRISLGLKQLQPHPWDVIPADIVEGSTVKGKIVNIEDYGAFLEIYPGVEGLIHVSEVNWNSQPINAKDFFFLGQEFEAKVGTIDREERKMSLSLKQLVEDPWTHVQQNFSVGTRHTGVVKNLTPYGVFVELSEGIGGMVHISDLSWTKRYNHPSEYTKVGQNLDVLITDIDLENRKLSLGHKQLEENPWDTFESIFPEGSYHEATVLRKDDRGFTVQLPYGLEAYAPVKFMKKENNLNASVDETLTVKVIEFNREEKKIIVSHTRYLEDIRKEADDNVKKEKDVERQVTKKAVEKIQTKVEMSTLGEIEGFSQLKEQLQESAKAKLDAKAEAKANAAPAEIKVEATEKTPKNELFETSESEAEVKPKAKAKAKSTTGDDLKIIEGIGPKIAELLNADGINTFEELANAEISKIQTVLDNAGSRYRMHDPSTWPQQARLAFEGKMDELKVLQDSLKGGKA; via the coding sequence ATGTTGGACGAAAAAGATTTAACACCAGATTTAACACCAGATTTAACACCAGAAGATGATCTTATAACAGACCTTCCAGGTGAAATTGAGATCCTCGAATCCCCGGACATCCCTGTAGTAATCGATAAAGAAGAAGAAGTTGGCGTATTACTTGAAGAGGAAATTGCTTTAGAAACTTTGGTTGAAGCCGATGATTATTCCGGCCCACATGATGAATTTGATTGGACTATAACAAATAGAAATGCAGTTAATTATTCACCTGAAGAGACTAAGCGCTTATTGGCTGAATATGACAGTACCTTTAATTCTATACATGAAGGTCAGGTATTACAAGGAAAAGTTGCAAGTATTGTTGGAAGTGATGTAGTATTTGATATTCGATTTAAATCTGATGGTTTAATTCCATTATCTGAGTTTAGAGATTTGGATTTGAAACCAGGCGATTTGGTTGAGATTTATGTTGAACGCACAGAAGATGAGCAAGGACATTTAGTTTTATCACGTAAGAAAGCTAAGCTATTAAGAGCTTGGGAGATATTAGTAGATTCTTATAAAAATGGTACCATTATAAAAGGTAACGTTATTAGTAAAACTAAAGGTGGTTTGATTGTGGACTGTAACGGTTTGGAAACATTCTTACCTGGTTCACAAATTGATATAAAACCAATTGTAGATTATGATGCATACGTTGGAAAGACGATGGAATTTAAGGTGGTTAAAATCAATGAAACCATTAAGAATGCTGTTGTTTCCCATAAAGCATTGATTGAAGGCGATTTACAAGAACAAAGAGAACAAATTATTTCTGGATTAGAGAAAGGTCAAGTATTAGAAGGAACTGTTAAGAATATTACGGATTTCGGTGCATTCTTAGACTTAGGAGGTGTAGATGGTTTATTATATATCACTGATATTTCATGGGGTAGAATTAGTCATCCTTCAGAAGTTTTAGAGAAAAATCAAAAAATCAATGTCGTTGTATTGGATTTTGATGAAAACAAAAAACGTATTTCATTGGGTTTAAAGCAACTTCAACCTCATCCTTGGGATGTCATCCCAGCTGATATCGTTGAAGGATCCACGGTCAAAGGAAAGATTGTTAACATTGAAGACTACGGAGCTTTCTTGGAGATTTATCCGGGCGTAGAAGGATTAATTCACGTGTCTGAAGTAAACTGGAACAGTCAACCAATTAATGCAAAAGATTTCTTCTTCTTAGGTCAAGAGTTTGAAGCTAAGGTTGGAACAATAGATCGTGAGGAACGAAAGATGTCTTTAAGTTTGAAACAATTGGTTGAAGATCCTTGGACACATGTTCAGCAGAATTTCTCTGTCGGAACTCGTCATACCGGAGTTGTTAAAAATCTTACTCCTTATGGTGTATTTGTTGAATTAAGTGAAGGCATTGGTGGAATGGTACACATTTCTGATTTGTCTTGGACAAAACGATATAATCATCCATCTGAATATACGAAAGTAGGCCAGAATTTGGATGTATTAATTACTGATATAGATCTTGAAAATCGTAAGTTGTCCTTAGGACATAAGCAATTGGAAGAAAATCCATGGGATACCTTTGAGAGTATATTCCCTGAAGGCTCTTACCATGAAGCTACTGTGTTAAGAAAAGATGACAGAGGATTCACTGTTCAATTACCATATGGATTGGAAGCTTATGCTCCTGTAAAATTCATGAAAAAGGAAAACAATCTGAATGCTTCAGTTGATGAAACACTTACAGTAAAGGTTATCGAATTCAACAGAGAGGAGAAGAAAATTATCGTTTCCCACACCAGATATCTTGAAGATATCCGTAAAGAAGCAGATGATAATGTTAAAAAAGAGAAAGATGTAGAACGTCAGGTTACTAAGAAAGCTGTTGAAAAAATTCAAACTAAAGTTGAGATGAGTACTTTAGGAGAAATTGAAGGTTTTAGTCAATTAAAAGAGCAACTTCAGGAATCAGCTAAAGCCAAATTAGATGCTAAAGCAGAGGCTAAAGCTAACGCAGCACCTGCGGAAATTAAAGTTGAAGCGACAGAAAAAACTCCAAAAAATGAACTTTTTGAGACATCTGAATCGGAAGCTGAAGTAAAACCTAAAGCAAAAGCGAAAGCTAAGTCAACTACTGGAGATGATCTAAAAATTATTGAAGGTATTGGGCCAAAAATCGCAGAATTATTGAATGCTGATGGAATTAACACATTTGAAGAATTAGCAAATGCTGAAATATCTAAGATTCAAACCGTTTTGGATAATGCTGGCTCAAGATATAGAATGCATGATCCTAGCACTTGGCCACAACAAGCAAGATTGGCTTTTGAAGGTAAAATGGATGAATTAAAAGTATTACAAGATTCATTAAAAGGCGGAAAAGCTTAG
- a CDS encoding phytoene/squalene synthase family protein: protein MTSLKLYNEVCKTMSTNMTYAYSTSFSMGIRLFEPAYRAPICAIYGFVRIVDEIVDTFHHIDKAFYLETVKNEVYQAIENKISINPILHAFQQVVHEYQIDHEYIDAFLHSMAMDIDKKNFSKEEYDIYIYGSAEVVGLMCLKVFVKGRSDAFEALKYGARKLGSAFQKINFLRDIGSDHNERGRSYFPGIHISSFNEQEKRNIEEEIRKEFEEAYEGIKGLPIGSRLGVYVAYKYYMQLLNRLTKVSASNILNQRFRVSDTMKIYILIKSIIMHRFRFI, encoded by the coding sequence ATGACTAGTCTGAAACTATATAATGAAGTATGTAAAACCATGAGTACAAACATGACTTATGCTTATAGTACTTCATTCTCAATGGGTATTAGACTATTTGAACCCGCATACAGAGCACCAATTTGTGCCATTTATGGATTTGTTCGCATAGTAGATGAAATTGTAGATACATTTCATCATATAGATAAAGCATTTTATCTGGAGACCGTAAAAAATGAGGTTTACCAAGCAATAGAAAATAAAATAAGTATTAATCCAATTTTGCATGCCTTTCAGCAAGTTGTGCATGAATACCAAATTGACCATGAATACATTGACGCTTTTTTGCACAGTATGGCAATGGATATTGATAAAAAAAATTTTTCAAAAGAAGAGTATGATATTTATATATATGGGTCTGCAGAAGTTGTAGGACTTATGTGTCTTAAAGTATTTGTAAAAGGCCGGTCTGATGCATTTGAAGCTTTGAAATATGGAGCAAGGAAGCTCGGTTCTGCATTTCAAAAAATCAATTTTTTAAGAGACATAGGCAGTGATCATAATGAAAGGGGGAGATCCTATTTTCCAGGAATCCATATAAGTTCATTCAATGAGCAAGAAAAGCGCAATATTGAAGAGGAGATCAGAAAGGAGTTTGAAGAAGCCTACGAAGGTATTAAAGGTTTACCCATAGGTTCGCGATTAGGCGTATATGTGGCCTATAAATATTATATGCAATTATTGAATCGTTTAACCAAAGTTTCCGCCAGTAATATACTGAACCAGCGATTTCGAGTATCGGACACTATGAAAATCTATATTTTGATTAAGAGTATCATCATGCATCGATTCAGATTTATTTAA
- a CDS encoding segregation/condensation protein A has protein sequence MTYTIKLQQFEGPFDLLLFFIERDELDINDIPIATITEDFLQYIRHLEDLNLDLASEFILVAATLIRIKAKMLIPRKELDENNQEIDPRQELVQKLLEYKAVKEVIQDLSVMEDNQAYRVGRGNLQKEFELLSQQALVDAEWETLNLFNLMKVFQKVMDRLNKPSAIVHEVYNYEYQIKDQQDRIFDLLSKKGRINFEEIFEICETRIHAIVTFLGLLELINLQQMTIIKGEGLNQFWIEENHEIEESNDSKNQSDENIVLESDEEIPTIES, from the coding sequence ATGACCTATACCATTAAATTACAGCAGTTCGAAGGCCCCTTTGATTTATTACTCTTTTTTATAGAGCGTGATGAATTAGATATTAATGATATTCCCATTGCAACCATCACTGAAGATTTCTTACAGTATATCCGACATTTAGAGGATCTTAATTTGGATTTAGCAAGTGAGTTTATTTTAGTTGCTGCGACACTCATCAGGATCAAAGCAAAAATGTTGATTCCTAGAAAAGAATTAGATGAGAATAACCAAGAGATCGATCCTAGACAAGAATTGGTTCAAAAATTATTAGAGTATAAAGCTGTTAAAGAAGTGATCCAAGACTTAAGCGTCATGGAAGATAATCAAGCTTATAGAGTTGGACGTGGTAATTTGCAAAAAGAGTTTGAACTTCTTTCTCAACAAGCTTTGGTTGATGCTGAATGGGAGACCCTGAATTTATTTAATTTGATGAAGGTCTTTCAAAAAGTTATGGACCGATTAAATAAACCGAGTGCGATCGTCCATGAGGTTTATAATTATGAATATCAAATTAAAGATCAACAAGATCGGATATTTGATTTATTAAGTAAAAAAGGAAGAATTAATTTTGAAGAAATATTTGAAATTTGCGAAACAAGAATTCACGCCATTGTTACTTTTCTAGGATTGTTGGAATTAATCAATCTTCAACAAATGACCATCATTAAAGGTGAAGGTTTGAATCAGTTCTGGATTGAAGAAAACCATGAAATAGAAGAATCAAATGATAGTAAAAATCAATCAGATGAAAATATTGTTTTAGAATCTGATGAAGAAATACCCACAATAGAATCATAA
- the crtI gene encoding phytoene desaturase, producing MNSSNRKIGIIGSGIAGMAAAIELAHAGFHVEIFEKNESPGGRGRSFTEGGFTYDMGPSWYWMPEIFETFFNEFGKSTKDYFELIRLDPSYRMFFKEGLIDAPAQMEQINRIFEDLEPGSSLFLEKFLKDAKIKYEIGMNQFVRKPASNVREYLNWKIIKNAIKLQLITSIEALIFKGVKNTKLRSWLTFPVLFLGAKPSETPALYSLMNYADFIQGTWYPKGGMVQLFLALYQLALEKGVLFHFNAPVLKIKSNHSQVHGLETHQGLFPFDAIISTADYHHTDVNLLEPEFRQYSDRYWNSRVFAPSSLLFYLGFNKKLKGLMHHNLFFDADLEQHGQEIYDHPQWPKDPLFYVSVPSVTDPSVAPENHENLFILVPIAPGLVDNEAIRMHYLDLIIERIEIKTDQKIKDSMIYKKSFSVNDFISEYNSFKGNAYGLSNILRQTAFLKPKIKHKSLSNLFFAGQLTHPGPGLPPSLISGQIAAKLAIKKMQA from the coding sequence ATGAATAGTTCTAACCGTAAAATTGGAATCATAGGATCCGGCATTGCAGGTATGGCAGCAGCTATTGAATTGGCGCATGCTGGATTTCACGTTGAAATATTTGAAAAAAACGAAAGTCCTGGAGGAAGAGGAAGATCTTTTACCGAAGGTGGATTTACCTATGATATGGGGCCGAGTTGGTATTGGATGCCAGAAATATTCGAAACTTTTTTTAATGAATTTGGAAAAAGTACAAAGGATTATTTTGAATTAATCCGATTGGATCCTTCTTATAGAATGTTTTTTAAGGAAGGACTCATTGATGCACCTGCTCAGATGGAACAAATCAATCGTATATTTGAAGATTTGGAACCTGGGAGTTCTCTATTTTTAGAAAAATTCTTGAAAGATGCGAAGATAAAATATGAAATCGGAATGAACCAATTCGTAAGGAAACCTGCATCGAATGTAAGAGAATATCTGAATTGGAAAATTATTAAAAACGCGATTAAATTACAATTGATAACATCTATTGAAGCCTTGATATTCAAAGGAGTTAAAAATACTAAATTGAGATCTTGGTTAACTTTTCCGGTTCTATTTTTAGGAGCTAAACCTTCAGAAACACCAGCATTGTATAGTTTAATGAACTATGCAGATTTTATTCAGGGTACCTGGTATCCTAAAGGAGGAATGGTGCAATTATTTTTAGCATTGTATCAATTAGCCCTTGAAAAGGGAGTGCTTTTCCATTTTAATGCTCCTGTTCTTAAAATAAAATCTAATCATTCGCAGGTTCATGGTCTAGAAACTCATCAAGGTTTATTCCCATTTGATGCTATAATTTCCACAGCGGATTATCACCACACAGATGTGAATTTATTAGAACCAGAGTTTCGACAATATTCTGATCGATATTGGAATTCCAGAGTTTTTGCGCCATCCAGTCTGTTGTTTTACCTTGGATTTAATAAAAAGCTGAAGGGTCTGATGCATCATAATTTATTTTTTGATGCTGATCTTGAGCAGCATGGCCAGGAAATATATGATCATCCCCAGTGGCCCAAAGATCCTTTATTTTATGTATCTGTACCTTCTGTAACGGATCCCAGTGTTGCACCGGAAAATCATGAAAATCTATTTATACTAGTACCCATAGCACCAGGATTAGTGGACAATGAAGCCATTAGAATGCACTATTTAGATCTAATAATTGAAAGAATTGAGATAAAAACCGATCAAAAGATCAAGGACAGCATGATCTATAAAAAATCATTTTCTGTTAATGATTTTATATCTGAATATAATAGTTTTAAAGGAAATGCATATGGTTTGTCAAATATTCTCCGGCAGACTGCCTTTCTAAAGCCTAAAATAAAACATAAGTCGTTAAGTAATCTATTTTTTGCGGGACAGTTAACGCATCCCGGTCCGGGATTACCTCCTTCACTAATTTCAGGTCAGATTGCTGCTAAATTGGCAATAAAAAAAATGCAGGCATGA